From one Novosphingobium sp. genomic stretch:
- a CDS encoding TonB-dependent receptor: MMSNRGISLLALAAVLGMSGGAQASAAQTNVAGQVRYDIASGDLRSAISQFSQASGLQVVVAPKAVSGRHTAGLRGSFAPRDALDHLLRGTGLTASFQNGVAVLKPAPVAAASHARPVQLVAARNDAPAPSADTPEDPDAAPQITVTGFRHSLTVAQDFKRHAVGAEDDIVASDIAAFPDLNLAESLQRVAGITITRDSGEGRQIALRGLGADFTRTQLNGMEVLGNTASGMDNRGGVSRSRSFDYSLFASELFSRVAVQKSFSAEQDEGGIAGTVQLTSAKPFDVGDKFIVSAKGQTNTNTTGVTPRVVGLASHRWGDLAALVSVAYSQIRSNEFGYRNWGWGLTKYNAANIGPNIDAATRSALLNGVWAPTAESPSSWYTDRKRLGITSSLQYHPGKDFKLDVDFLYGRLWDHRDDYAIASAGTNALTGSPIGGTQVIQSAVVDNTNTLRAASYTGIDQRSEHHVIENHTNFYQGVANLSWNVTDRLTINALGGYEESDFAQPVFDKVFMELKNTAFSFDTRPTIPFNTYGKDLTDPNNWALQRLDTQENAITNKYANGKLDGAYKLSDTLTFKAGGEFKHFTNSGYQYNNKVFHNVPNDVAIPNNLKQTVAPQTQIQYIVGNVDGVYNYIGDPRDLNASYLQAGSDYRVDEKTWAGFAQVDLDTMLGDMRLRANAGLRYYSTDLTSSGHLATTGGLVPVSIRNNSNGWLPAANVALDVTKALVLRLSASRNVNRPALGDLAAAGSITTRPNGGSASFGNPFLKPYKATSIEGSVEYYMDQSGIASLGFFYKHMDSFISSATTQIPYSQTGLPLSLLIQGEDGNTLFDVSQPVNGAGANIKGLEAAFQHDFTFLPGPLKHLGMVANGTWFDGHQTAYYSNVPKVIQLPNLSKWAANVTLYYENKLWGARISDAYRSRYLIGAGTAIDNSGDAIEGSHNVDFQAHVNIRRGMRLIAEGINLTNQPIVQSVGPNRKEVYTTSGRTFTFGFSAEF, encoded by the coding sequence ATGATGAGCAACAGGGGAATTTCGCTGCTGGCCCTCGCGGCGGTGCTCGGCATGTCGGGCGGCGCGCAGGCCAGTGCGGCGCAGACAAATGTCGCTGGGCAGGTGCGCTACGATATCGCCTCGGGCGATCTGCGCAGCGCGATCTCGCAATTCTCGCAGGCCAGCGGGCTGCAGGTGGTGGTGGCGCCCAAGGCCGTCAGCGGGCGCCATACCGCCGGGCTGCGCGGCAGTTTCGCGCCGCGCGACGCGCTCGACCATCTGCTGCGCGGCACGGGCCTGACCGCCAGCTTCCAGAACGGCGTCGCGGTGCTCAAGCCCGCACCGGTCGCGGCGGCGAGCCATGCGCGCCCCGTCCAACTGGTCGCGGCGCGCAACGATGCGCCCGCCCCCAGCGCCGACACTCCCGAAGACCCGGATGCCGCGCCGCAGATCACCGTCACCGGCTTTCGCCACAGCCTGACCGTGGCGCAGGATTTCAAGCGCCACGCCGTGGGCGCCGAGGATGACATCGTCGCCTCCGACATTGCCGCCTTCCCCGACCTCAACCTTGCGGAATCGCTCCAGCGCGTGGCGGGCATCACCATCACGCGTGACAGTGGCGAAGGCCGCCAGATCGCGCTGCGCGGGTTGGGCGCCGATTTCACCCGCACCCAGCTCAACGGCATGGAGGTGCTGGGCAACACCGCATCGGGCATGGACAACCGCGGGGGCGTCAGCCGCTCGCGCTCCTTCGACTACAGCCTCTTCGCCTCGGAACTGTTCAGCCGCGTAGCCGTGCAGAAAAGCTTTTCCGCCGAGCAGGATGAAGGCGGCATCGCGGGCACCGTCCAGCTCACCAGCGCCAAGCCCTTCGATGTGGGTGACAAGTTCATCGTCTCGGCCAAGGGGCAGACCAACACCAACACCACCGGCGTCACGCCGCGCGTGGTGGGACTGGCCTCGCACCGCTGGGGCGATCTGGCCGCGCTGGTCTCGGTGGCCTACAGCCAGATCCGCAGCAATGAGTTCGGCTACCGCAACTGGGGTTGGGGCCTGACGAAATATAACGCCGCCAACATCGGCCCCAACATCGATGCCGCCACCCGCAGCGCGCTGCTCAATGGCGTCTGGGCCCCGACGGCGGAATCGCCCTCAAGCTGGTACACCGATCGCAAGCGTCTGGGCATCACCTCCTCGCTGCAGTACCATCCCGGCAAGGATTTCAAGCTCGACGTCGATTTCCTCTATGGGCGCCTGTGGGACCACCGCGACGACTATGCCATCGCCAGCGCCGGCACCAACGCGCTGACCGGCAGCCCGATCGGCGGCACGCAGGTGATCCAGAGCGCGGTGGTCGACAACACCAACACGCTCCGCGCGGCCAGCTACACCGGGATCGACCAGCGTTCCGAACATCATGTCATCGAGAACCACACCAATTTCTATCAGGGCGTGGCCAATCTGAGCTGGAACGTCACCGACCGCCTGACCATCAACGCGCTGGGCGGTTACGAGGAATCGGACTTCGCCCAGCCGGTGTTCGACAAGGTGTTCATGGAGCTGAAGAACACCGCCTTCAGCTTCGACACGCGCCCGACCATCCCCTTCAACACCTATGGCAAGGATCTGACCGATCCCAACAACTGGGCGCTGCAGCGGCTGGACACGCAGGAAAATGCCATCACCAACAAATATGCCAATGGCAAGCTGGATGGCGCCTACAAGCTCTCCGACACGCTGACCTTCAAGGCGGGCGGCGAGTTCAAGCATTTCACCAACAGCGGCTACCAGTACAACAACAAGGTCTTCCACAATGTGCCCAACGATGTGGCCATTCCGAACAATCTGAAGCAGACCGTCGCCCCCCAGACGCAAATTCAGTACATCGTCGGCAATGTCGATGGCGTGTACAATTACATCGGCGATCCGCGCGATCTCAACGCCTCCTATCTGCAGGCGGGCAGCGACTATCGCGTCGATGAAAAGACCTGGGCGGGCTTTGCGCAGGTCGACCTCGACACGATGCTGGGTGACATGCGGCTGCGCGCCAATGCGGGCCTGCGTTACTACTCGACCGACCTCACCTCATCGGGCCATCTGGCGACCACGGGCGGGCTGGTGCCGGTCTCGATCCGCAACAACAGCAATGGCTGGCTGCCCGCCGCCAATGTCGCGCTCGATGTCACCAAGGCGCTGGTGCTGCGCCTGAGCGCCAGCCGCAACGTCAACCGCCCCGCGCTGGGCGATCTGGCGGCGGCCGGATCGATCACCACGCGGCCCAACGGCGGCAGCGCCAGCTTCGGCAACCCTTTCCTCAAGCCCTACAAGGCCACCTCGATCGAAGGATCGGTCGAATATTACATGGACCAGAGCGGCATCGCCTCGCTGGGCTTCTTCTACAAGCATATGGACAGCTTCATCTCCTCGGCCACGACGCAGATCCCCTACAGCCAGACCGGCCTGCCGCTCTCGCTGCTGATCCAGGGTGAGGATGGCAACACGCTGTTCGACGTCAGCCAGCCGGTCAATGGCGCGGGCGCCAACATCAAGGGGCTGGAGGCCGCCTTCCAGCACGACTTCACCTTCCTGCCGGGGCCGCTCAAACATCTGGGCATGGTGGCCAACGGCACCTGGTTCGATGGGCACCAGACCGCCTATTACAGCAATGTGCCCAAGGTCATCCAGCTTCCCAACCTGTCGAAATGGGCGGCGAACGTGACGCTCTATTACGAGAACAAGCTGTGGGGGGCGCGCATTTCCGACGCCTATCGCAGCCGCTATCTGATCGGCGCGGGCACGGCGATCGACAATTCGGGCGACGCCATCGAGGGCAGCCACAATGTCGATTTCCAGGCCCATGTGAACATCCGTCGCGGCATGCGCCTGATCGCGGAGGGCATCAACCTGACCAACCAGCCCATCGTCCAGTCGGTGGGGCCCAACCGCAAGGAGGTCTACACCACCAGCGGCCGCACCTTCACCTTCGGCTTCAGCGCCGAGTTCTGA